Proteins co-encoded in one Acidithiobacillus caldus ATCC 51756 genomic window:
- a CDS encoding arsenate reductase ArsC yields the protein MKTPEILFLCTGNSCRSILAEATLNGLAQGRLHAGSAGSHPAGYVHPRSVALLQREGFSTEGLASKSWDDLPTTPDIVITVCASAAGETCPAYLGPALRAHWGVDDPAKATGSEAEIEAAFEKAYRILRHRIEALLQLPVAEWLAEDPSRLRTELERIGHSEP from the coding sequence ATGAAAACCCCCGAGATCCTCTTTCTGTGCACCGGCAACTCCTGTCGTTCCATCCTGGCCGAAGCCACCCTCAACGGCCTTGCCCAGGGCAGGCTCCACGCCGGCAGCGCCGGCAGCCATCCGGCAGGTTATGTGCATCCGCGCAGTGTTGCCCTCCTGCAGCGGGAAGGCTTCTCTACCGAAGGTCTCGCCAGCAAGTCCTGGGACGATCTGCCCACTACCCCGGATATCGTCATCACCGTCTGCGCCAGTGCCGCTGGCGAGACCTGCCCGGCCTATCTCGGCCCTGCCCTGCGCGCCCATTGGGGGGTAGACGATCCCGCCAAGGCGACCGGCAGCGAGGCGGAAATCGAGGCCGCTTTCGAGAAAGCCTATCGAATCCTGCGCCATCGCATCGAGGCGCTTTTGCAACTGCCCGTCGCCGAATGGCTAGCCGAAGATCCCAGTCGCCTGCGCACGGAACTGGAACGCATTGGTCACAGTGAACCCTGA
- a CDS encoding DMT family transporter, which yields MRTHSPTPAPWLPLAAIVTIALIWGYNWVVMKVAIEDCPPLIFAALRVALGAVVLLPLLLLLKRPLRRPPLRYVLPFGLLQSTGFVGFTLWALEYGGAGKTAILVYMMPIWLMLLAWPLLGERLHGLHWPALLLALLGLLCILSPWDFHGAWQGPAFALLSGLLWAGAAIWQKRHMPPGQDLLNATFWQTALGAVGLIVVSLWIDPLRIQWSPLFTAALVYNVIPGTAIAYLLWAYALKHLPSGVAGMAMLLAPLIGVLAAWWQLDEVPGGWESLGMIAIFIALSLVSWQHLRPTPSPEVLPTPQE from the coding sequence ATGCGCACTCACTCCCCGACCCCTGCTCCCTGGCTTCCCCTTGCCGCCATCGTCACCATTGCCCTGATCTGGGGCTACAACTGGGTGGTCATGAAGGTAGCCATAGAGGACTGCCCACCCCTGATCTTTGCGGCACTACGCGTGGCCCTGGGGGCGGTCGTGCTCCTCCCCTTGCTACTGCTCCTGAAACGTCCCCTGCGGCGACCTCCCCTACGCTACGTCCTGCCCTTTGGCCTGCTGCAGAGCACAGGCTTTGTGGGTTTCACCCTCTGGGCCCTGGAATATGGCGGCGCGGGAAAGACGGCCATCCTCGTGTACATGATGCCCATCTGGCTCATGCTGCTGGCTTGGCCACTTTTGGGGGAGCGTCTGCACGGACTGCATTGGCCAGCGCTCCTTCTGGCGCTACTGGGGCTCTTGTGCATATTGAGCCCGTGGGATTTTCATGGCGCCTGGCAAGGACCGGCCTTTGCGCTGTTATCGGGCCTACTGTGGGCGGGGGCCGCCATCTGGCAAAAACGCCACATGCCACCGGGCCAGGATCTCCTCAACGCGACTTTCTGGCAGACGGCCTTGGGCGCCGTCGGTCTCATTGTCGTAAGCCTTTGGATAGACCCCCTGCGTATCCAGTGGAGCCCGCTCTTCACCGCCGCCCTAGTCTACAATGTCATACCGGGTACGGCCATTGCCTACCTGCTTTGGGCCTATGCCCTCAAGCATCTACCGTCGGGGGTAGCCGGCATGGCCATGCTGCTGGCGCCGCTCATCGGCGTCCTCGCGGCCTGGTGGCAGCTGGACGAGGTACCGGGCGGCTGGGAAAGCCTGGGCATGATCGCCATCTTCATCGCCCTCAGTCTGGTAAGTTGGCAGCACCTTCGTCCAACGCCCAGTCCAGAGGTTTTACCGACACCTCAGGAATAA
- a CDS encoding arsenic transporter has protein sequence MLALAIFVVTLILVIWQPKGLQIGWSAMGGAVVALATGVITWSDIPVVWHIVWDATFTFVALIIISLILDEAGFFHWAALHVARWGGGRGRRLFPLIVLLGAMISAVFANDGAALLLTPIVMAILLRLDFSPKATFAFVIATGFVADTTSLPLMISNLVNIVSANYFNITFDRYALVMVPVDLVALAATLGVLWLYFRRSVPASYPTAHLDAPRTAIQDPVVFRAAFPVLVLLLIAYFVTAQWQVPVSVVTGAGALILLALAGRWLQGGRGARIPVRKVLHEAPWQIVIFSLGMYLVVYGLRNAGLTNYVAMALAYLAAQGTVLAAIGSGFLAAALSSVMNNMPAVLVGALAIHQLPVATDPLIREIFVYANIIGCDLGPKFTPIGSLATLLWLHVLGRKGMTVTWGQYMRTGLLITPPVLFLTLLALAAWLPLL, from the coding sequence ATGCTTGCCCTGGCCATCTTCGTTGTGACCCTGATCCTCGTCATCTGGCAGCCCAAGGGACTCCAGATCGGTTGGAGTGCCATGGGCGGTGCGGTCGTCGCCCTGGCCACCGGGGTCATCACCTGGAGCGATATTCCTGTGGTCTGGCATATCGTCTGGGATGCTACCTTTACCTTCGTCGCCCTCATCATCATCTCCCTGATTCTGGACGAAGCCGGTTTCTTCCATTGGGCGGCTCTGCACGTGGCGCGCTGGGGCGGTGGGCGTGGGCGTCGGCTCTTCCCCCTCATCGTCCTGCTGGGGGCGATGATTTCTGCCGTATTCGCCAACGACGGGGCGGCGCTGCTGCTCACCCCCATCGTCATGGCCATCCTGTTGCGGCTCGACTTCTCACCCAAGGCCACCTTCGCCTTTGTCATCGCCACCGGTTTTGTGGCCGATACCACCAGTCTGCCGCTGATGATCTCTAACCTCGTCAACATCGTCAGCGCCAATTATTTCAATATCACGTTTGATCGCTATGCCCTGGTGATGGTACCGGTGGATCTGGTGGCACTGGCGGCCACCCTGGGGGTGCTCTGGCTTTACTTTCGTCGCTCCGTGCCCGCGTCCTATCCTACCGCCCACCTCGACGCTCCGCGCACGGCCATCCAGGATCCTGTGGTCTTCCGTGCCGCCTTTCCGGTGCTGGTTTTGCTACTAATCGCCTACTTCGTTACCGCGCAGTGGCAGGTACCGGTATCGGTGGTGACGGGGGCTGGGGCGCTGATCCTCCTCGCTTTGGCCGGACGTTGGTTGCAGGGCGGGCGCGGCGCCCGCATTCCCGTACGCAAGGTCTTGCACGAGGCCCCCTGGCAGATCGTGATTTTCAGCCTCGGGATGTATCTGGTGGTCTATGGGCTGCGCAATGCCGGTTTGACCAACTATGTGGCCATGGCCCTGGCGTATCTGGCGGCACAAGGTACCGTTCTGGCGGCGATTGGGTCAGGCTTCCTGGCCGCGGCGCTGTCCTCGGTGATGAACAACATGCCGGCGGTTTTGGTGGGCGCCTTGGCCATCCACCAACTGCCGGTGGCCACGGATCCGTTGATACGGGAAATCTTCGTCTACGCCAACATCATCGGTTGCGATCTTGGCCCCAAGTTCACGCCCATCGGCAGTCTGGCCACCCTGCTCTGGCTGCATGTGCTGGGCCGCAAAGGCATGACCGTGACCTGGGGCCAATACATGCGCACCGGACTCCTCATCACCCCGCCGGTACTGTTCCTGACGCTGCTGGCCTTGGCGGCTTGGTTGCCACTACTCTGA
- a CDS encoding glyoxalase/bleomycin resistance/dioxygenase family protein: MSTELSPLVPARQEFHLSFRVTDLARSTAFYRDFFGVEPRQQTARFSTFIVPDLCLNLVILVNDRDEPLDTYSLYHVGLGVRSKEAVIAAYHRAVAAGAEVVKPPRSTWRGTPLHELWLRDPTGYLLEIYARMTEEELATMPADQEPVFLVPGTESR; encoded by the coding sequence ATGTCCACCGAGTTGTCTCCCCTGGTGCCCGCTCGCCAGGAATTTCATCTGAGCTTCCGGGTAACCGATCTTGCCCGCAGCACGGCCTTCTATCGGGACTTTTTCGGGGTTGAGCCCAGACAACAGACGGCGCGCTTCAGCACCTTCATCGTCCCCGATCTCTGCCTGAATCTGGTGATTCTCGTCAACGACCGGGACGAGCCCCTCGACACCTACAGCCTCTACCACGTGGGCCTGGGAGTGCGGAGCAAGGAAGCGGTGATCGCCGCCTACCATCGCGCCGTGGCCGCCGGTGCCGAGGTGGTCAAGCCGCCGCGCAGCACCTGGCGCGGCACACCTCTGCACGAACTCTGGCTGCGCGATCCCACGGGTTATCTCCTCGAAATTTACGCTCGGATGACGGAAGAAGAGCTCGCCACCATGCCCGCCGACCAAGAGCCGGTATTTCTGGTGCCCGGTACGGAGTCGAGGTAA
- the pyrC gene encoding dihydroorotase, whose product MPPADESAGTEQLRLIRPDDWHLHLRDNELLAAVLPATARCFARAIVMPNLKPPVTTVAAAAAYREWILAALPASSDFQPLMTLYLTEATPVGEIEAAVHSGFVHGIKYYPAGATTNSENGVRDIRRVYPVLAAMEKHGLPLLLHGEVTDPEVDIFDREAVFIERILTPVLADFPGLKVVLEHITTAEAADFVRGHSQRLAATITVHHLLHNRNALFQGGIRPHHYCLPVLKRERHRQALVAAATSGAPEFFLGTDSAPHPRGQKESACGCAGIYSAPAAIELYAEVFAAANALDRLEAFASRNGPRFYGLPENTDHIRLVRRPWTMPESLNLAGDRLVPLRAGESVAWSCLPDPD is encoded by the coding sequence GTGCCACCCGCAGACGAGTCCGCCGGTACGGAGCAACTGCGGCTCATCCGTCCCGACGATTGGCATCTGCATCTACGCGACAACGAACTCCTCGCCGCCGTCCTGCCGGCCACGGCCCGATGTTTTGCCCGCGCCATCGTCATGCCCAACCTGAAACCGCCCGTTACCACCGTGGCTGCGGCCGCTGCCTATCGTGAGTGGATCCTGGCTGCCCTGCCGGCGTCCTCCGATTTTCAACCCCTCATGACCCTCTACCTCACGGAAGCCACGCCCGTGGGGGAAATCGAGGCCGCGGTACACAGCGGTTTCGTCCACGGTATCAAGTATTATCCAGCGGGAGCGACCACCAATTCCGAGAACGGCGTTCGCGACATCCGCCGGGTCTATCCGGTGCTCGCCGCCATGGAAAAACACGGTCTGCCCCTCCTGCTACACGGCGAAGTGACCGACCCCGAGGTGGATATATTCGATCGCGAAGCCGTATTCATCGAACGGATACTCACGCCTGTGCTGGCGGACTTTCCGGGGCTCAAGGTCGTGCTCGAGCACATCACGACGGCAGAGGCGGCGGACTTCGTGCGCGGCCACTCCCAGCGGCTGGCCGCCACCATCACGGTCCATCACCTGCTTCACAATCGCAACGCCCTCTTTCAGGGTGGTATCCGTCCGCACCACTACTGCCTGCCGGTGTTGAAGCGTGAACGCCATCGCCAGGCCCTGGTGGCAGCAGCCACCAGCGGGGCGCCGGAGTTCTTCCTGGGGACGGACAGCGCCCCGCACCCGCGCGGGCAAAAGGAATCCGCCTGCGGCTGCGCCGGCATCTATTCCGCACCGGCCGCCATCGAACTGTACGCCGAGGTTTTTGCTGCCGCCAACGCTCTGGATCGACTGGAAGCCTTTGCCAGTCGTAACGGTCCGCGTTTTTATGGATTACCCGAGAATACCGACCACATCCGGCTGGTGCGACGCCCCTGGACCATGCCCGAGTCCCTGAATCTCGCCGGCGATCGTCTGGTGCCCCTGCGGGCGGGGGAGAGCGTCGCCTGGTCCTGCTTACCCGATCCGGACTAG
- a CDS encoding TetR/AcrR family transcriptional regulator, translated as MVDTLRKSRNPEQTRNDLLAAAYAEILECGFQAASLERILAKTSVSKGALYHHFGTKQELGLAVVHDVIAPDLARRWFAPLSEGDDPLEQLDKILCDKIASADERVLRYGCPLNNLIQEMSPLDEQFRQALQVILERWTEVLAQALARGQEAGHVRGDVVAAEAALFIVAGVEGCVGLGKNAQSVDAYRRCLGQLRLYLGSLRP; from the coding sequence ATGGTGGACACACTGAGAAAATCTCGTAATCCGGAGCAGACGCGCAACGACCTGCTCGCAGCAGCCTACGCTGAGATACTGGAATGCGGCTTTCAGGCGGCAAGTCTGGAGCGCATCCTGGCCAAGACCTCTGTGAGCAAGGGCGCGCTGTACCACCACTTCGGCACCAAGCAGGAACTTGGCCTTGCGGTGGTGCACGACGTAATCGCTCCCGATCTGGCAAGACGCTGGTTTGCGCCCCTCAGCGAGGGCGATGACCCTCTGGAGCAACTGGACAAAATCCTCTGCGACAAGATCGCCAGCGCGGACGAACGGGTTTTGCGCTACGGCTGCCCCCTCAACAACCTGATTCAAGAAATGAGCCCGCTGGACGAGCAATTTCGCCAAGCCCTGCAGGTGATCCTCGAGCGCTGGACGGAGGTGCTTGCCCAAGCCCTGGCACGCGGTCAGGAGGCGGGTCACGTGCGTGGCGATGTCGTCGCCGCTGAGGCGGCCCTGTTCATCGTTGCCGGAGTCGAGGGTTGCGTCGGTCTTGGCAAAAATGCCCAGTCGGTGGATGCGTACCGGCGCTGCCTTGGGCAGCTCCGCCTGTACCTGGGCTCCTTGCGTCCCTGA
- a CDS encoding NADH:flavin oxidoreductase/NADH oxidase encodes MTQRLFTPWTLRSVTLRNRIVMAPMCQYSTPDGVAGDWHRVHLGSRAVGGAGLILVEASAVSPEGRISPQDLGIWNDVQADALAPIVRFLQEQGAVAGIQIAHAGRKASTAAPFHGGQPIPPEAELGWQPVAPSALAFSPSHTIPRPLSTEDMERVKADFVAAARRAHRAGFQVLELHMAHGYLLHSFLSPISNRRDDAYGGDFSGRVRFPLEVATAVRAVWPEELPLWVRISATDWVEGGWDLEQSIAFSRELQACGVDVVHCSSGGLTPDAKIPAGPGFQTPFAAAIRRAVGIPTVAVGLITEAMQAEHILVTEQADAVALARELLRNPYWPLQAAARLGVDWPWPAAYDRAKVHH; translated from the coding sequence GTGACCCAGCGTCTGTTCACCCCCTGGACACTGCGTTCCGTCACCTTACGCAACCGGATCGTAATGGCCCCCATGTGCCAGTATTCGACTCCCGATGGCGTCGCCGGAGACTGGCACCGGGTGCACCTGGGCAGTCGTGCCGTGGGCGGAGCAGGCCTCATTTTGGTGGAGGCATCGGCGGTAAGTCCGGAAGGTCGCATATCGCCACAAGATCTGGGCATCTGGAACGATGTCCAGGCCGACGCCCTGGCGCCCATCGTTCGCTTTTTGCAGGAGCAAGGTGCCGTTGCCGGCATACAGATCGCCCATGCGGGCCGCAAGGCCTCGACGGCAGCCCCCTTCCATGGAGGTCAACCCATCCCACCCGAGGCGGAACTGGGCTGGCAGCCGGTAGCCCCCAGTGCATTGGCCTTCAGCCCTTCCCACACCATCCCCCGTCCCCTCAGCACAGAGGATATGGAGCGGGTGAAGGCGGACTTCGTGGCGGCCGCCCGGCGTGCGCACCGGGCCGGCTTTCAGGTGCTGGAACTGCACATGGCCCATGGCTATCTCCTGCACAGTTTCCTCTCCCCCATCAGCAACCGACGGGACGACGCTTACGGCGGCGATTTTTCCGGACGTGTGCGCTTTCCGCTGGAGGTGGCGACCGCGGTACGCGCCGTCTGGCCCGAGGAGCTCCCCCTCTGGGTGCGCATATCGGCCACGGATTGGGTGGAGGGAGGCTGGGATCTGGAGCAGTCCATCGCCTTCAGTCGGGAACTCCAGGCCTGCGGCGTGGATGTCGTACACTGCAGTAGCGGCGGCCTGACTCCAGACGCGAAAATCCCCGCTGGCCCCGGCTTCCAGACGCCCTTCGCCGCAGCCATCCGTCGGGCCGTCGGCATTCCTACCGTCGCCGTCGGCCTCATCACTGAGGCCATGCAGGCAGAGCACATTCTCGTCACGGAACAGGCGGACGCCGTGGCTCTGGCGCGGGAACTGCTGCGTAATCCATACTGGCCCTTGCAGGCGGCCGCACGGTTGGGCGTCGACTGGCCGTGGCCGGCTGCCTACGATCGCGCCAAAGTGCATCATTAG
- a CDS encoding dienelactone hydrolase family protein, translated as MSAIQSEWLELNPSLRAWYARPTNPGPHPAVLVFIEAFGVNEHFRELAERLAKAGYCAIVPDIYHGKVYEYTDFDGAIGHLRTLKDDQVMAEAQTTVASVLQRPEVRGPKVGVLGFCMGGRYAFLANAQLAERVAATVAFYGGGIAPDKDPAGRPPLLGHVNQMQAPLLLLYGAEDSSITPEEHGRIAAALSTAKKRYTLTVFPEAPHGFFSDRRDSYRAGPAQEGWEMTLAHLGRGLGVQA; from the coding sequence ATGTCTGCAATACAATCCGAGTGGCTGGAACTGAACCCTTCGCTTCGCGCCTGGTACGCGCGCCCCACGAATCCTGGACCGCACCCCGCGGTACTCGTATTCATCGAGGCCTTTGGCGTGAACGAGCATTTTCGAGAGCTGGCAGAGCGCCTCGCCAAGGCCGGTTACTGCGCCATCGTGCCCGACATCTATCACGGCAAGGTCTATGAATACACGGACTTCGACGGCGCCATCGGGCACCTGCGCACGCTCAAGGACGACCAGGTCATGGCGGAAGCCCAAACCACCGTGGCGAGTGTACTCCAGCGTCCTGAGGTACGTGGTCCAAAGGTCGGTGTGCTGGGCTTTTGTATGGGTGGGCGCTATGCCTTCCTCGCCAATGCCCAGCTCGCTGAGCGCGTGGCGGCGACCGTAGCTTTTTACGGCGGCGGTATCGCCCCGGATAAAGACCCTGCCGGACGTCCGCCGCTCCTGGGTCACGTGAACCAGATGCAGGCTCCCCTGCTCCTGCTCTACGGCGCCGAGGACAGCTCCATTACCCCGGAAGAGCATGGCCGCATCGCTGCGGCCCTGAGCACCGCCAAGAAGCGTTATACGCTCACGGTCTTTCCGGAGGCCCCGCACGGCTTCTTCAGTGACCGCCGCGACAGCTACCGCGCCGGACCGGCGCAGGAGGGCTGGGAAATGACCCTGGCGCATCTCGGGCGCGGCTTGGGAGTGCAGGCGTGA
- a CDS encoding ArsR/SmtB family transcription factor translates to MTEEHSDRIVARLEALASPVRLAIFRLLVEHEPEGLFSGQIAERIGQLHNGVSFHLKVLQHADLVIVHREGRFQRYRAQMPVVRSLVAYLTENCCRGTQSCTIPDESESSAAATASAAPPR, encoded by the coding sequence ATGACCGAAGAGCACAGCGATCGCATTGTCGCCCGCCTCGAGGCCCTGGCCTCGCCGGTGCGGCTCGCCATTTTTCGCCTACTGGTGGAGCACGAGCCGGAAGGCCTTTTCTCCGGCCAGATTGCCGAACGGATCGGGCAACTGCACAACGGCGTATCCTTTCACCTCAAGGTTCTGCAGCACGCCGATCTCGTCATCGTCCACCGCGAGGGACGTTTCCAGCGCTACCGGGCGCAGATGCCCGTGGTGCGCTCCCTGGTCGCCTACCTTACCGAAAACTGCTGTCGCGGCACCCAATCCTGCACTATCCCCGACGAGTCCGAATCCAGCGCAGCAGCCACCGCTTCCGCCGCCCCACCGAGGTGA
- a CDS encoding M48 family metallopeptidase: MFKPNRHSYLRIRPPGGDIEVTAPLGMPLSAVLALLHERRAWIDTQRARLLATREQDQNRFTDGERIRIFGVPYPLRVRSGARSSTVRLVDGELRLWTQKPSTAAERAHLLQSFYHDQLALRIAPLVEVYRRPLGLTEVAWHIRPMKTRWGSCSTRTRRITLNLELIHHPEHCLEYVVVHELVHFHERHHNNRFYSRVEALLPQWQEAHRHLS; the protein is encoded by the coding sequence TTGTTCAAACCCAATCGCCACAGCTATCTACGCATACGCCCGCCTGGCGGCGATATCGAGGTCACCGCACCCCTCGGGATGCCGCTTTCTGCGGTACTCGCCCTGCTCCATGAGCGCAGGGCGTGGATCGACACCCAACGTGCGCGGCTTTTGGCTACCAGAGAGCAGGATCAAAACCGCTTTACCGACGGCGAGCGGATCCGGATCTTTGGCGTGCCGTATCCCCTGCGCGTGCGGTCCGGTGCGAGGTCGTCGACGGTACGTCTGGTTGACGGGGAACTGCGGCTATGGACCCAAAAACCCAGTACCGCCGCAGAGCGCGCCCATTTGCTGCAGAGCTTTTACCACGATCAACTGGCGCTGCGCATTGCGCCGCTGGTGGAGGTGTACCGGCGCCCACTTGGGCTTACCGAGGTCGCCTGGCACATTCGCCCCATGAAAACGCGCTGGGGTAGCTGCAGCACCCGCACCCGCCGTATCACCCTGAACCTCGAGTTGATCCACCACCCGGAGCACTGCCTGGAATACGTGGTGGTACACGAGTTGGTCCATTTTCACGAGCGCCATCACAACAACCGTTTTTATAGCCGGGTAGAGGCGCTACTACCCCAATGGCAGGAGGCACACCGGCACTTGTCCTAG
- a CDS encoding SRPBCC family protein: MAAERGGGVRLLRYRASVLWLALLLLAFSAQALGVDEGNLQVEVQRVADGFAVYAVFPVAVTPARAFAVMTDYGHMAQFIPQMHKSQVLWRDGAHESVLQEGSIKLLWLRIPTFVVMSVHRLSDRAVRFHSTGGSMAIRGQAEVRASADGSVVEYRATLEPQTLVPMGLAQNLVARYIRGQMEALRAEMLRFG, encoded by the coding sequence GTGGCTGCGGAACGCGGTGGCGGTGTGCGTTTGCTGCGATACAGGGCTAGCGTGTTGTGGTTGGCGCTGCTCTTGTTGGCCTTTTCGGCGCAGGCTCTGGGGGTAGACGAGGGGAATCTGCAGGTTGAGGTACAGCGGGTTGCCGATGGCTTCGCGGTATATGCGGTATTCCCGGTAGCGGTGACGCCAGCTCGAGCCTTTGCGGTGATGACGGATTACGGGCATATGGCGCAGTTCATCCCGCAGATGCACAAAAGCCAGGTGCTGTGGCGTGACGGAGCGCACGAGTCGGTACTCCAGGAAGGGTCCATCAAACTCCTGTGGTTACGTATCCCCACCTTTGTGGTGATGTCCGTGCATCGGCTGTCGGATCGAGCGGTGCGCTTTCACAGTACCGGAGGGAGCATGGCGATCCGCGGGCAGGCCGAGGTCCGCGCGTCGGCCGACGGCAGCGTGGTGGAGTATCGCGCCACACTGGAACCCCAGACCCTGGTGCCCATGGGTCTTGCCCAGAATCTCGTGGCTCGCTACATCCGCGGGCAGATGGAGGCCTTACGCGCGGAAATGCTGCGGTTTGGGTGA
- a CDS encoding integrase core domain-containing protein — protein sequence MQVQHVGYRIRGFYRVAGLGHRWEMTPKDAQERLRIVQFWDKHGLVAACDAFGVSRRTLYRWRAALKAEGGNPAALASQSSAPKRRRSPKTDPRLVAEIRRLRTLHPNLGKDKLHVLLRPWCAEKGIALPSVSTLGRIIARAPDKMRHSPARLDARGRPKPVRRSRKPRKPKGVATTALQCLAVDTIERVRDGLKRYLVTFIDPASAFALAVALPSKATRHTQAALAAVLDLLPQKPQVLLSDNGSEFEAGFAQTLTEQQIARWYTYPKTPKMNAHAERFNRTIQESFVDYHEDLLFTDLARFNQKLAEWLVFYNAERPHHRLGQQPPLSFLLQHQPQCQRWWTHTRS from the coding sequence ATGCAGGTTCAACATGTCGGGTACCGGATCCGAGGGTTTTACCGGGTAGCGGGCTTGGGGCATCGTTGGGAGATGACTCCGAAAGATGCGCAAGAGCGACTCAGAATTGTACAGTTCTGGGACAAACACGGTTTGGTGGCCGCCTGCGATGCCTTTGGGGTGTCCCGAAGGACGCTCTATCGGTGGCGAGCGGCCTTGAAGGCCGAAGGCGGCAATCCCGCCGCCCTGGCCAGCCAGTCCAGCGCGCCCAAACGCCGACGCAGCCCCAAGACCGACCCCAGGCTGGTAGCGGAAATTCGGCGGCTACGTACCCTTCACCCCAATCTCGGCAAGGACAAGCTGCACGTCCTGCTGCGCCCCTGGTGTGCGGAGAAGGGTATCGCGCTGCCATCGGTGTCCACCCTCGGCAGAATCATCGCCCGTGCACCGGATAAAATGCGCCACAGCCCCGCGCGCCTCGATGCCCGTGGTCGCCCCAAGCCTGTGCGGCGTTCTCGCAAGCCGCGCAAGCCCAAGGGGGTGGCCACCACTGCCTTGCAGTGCCTGGCGGTGGACACTATCGAGCGGGTTCGCGACGGGCTGAAACGCTACCTCGTCACCTTCATCGATCCAGCCAGCGCCTTTGCCTTGGCCGTCGCTTTACCCAGCAAAGCCACACGCCACACCCAGGCGGCCCTCGCCGCCGTCCTGGATCTGCTCCCGCAAAAGCCCCAGGTGCTGCTCTCCGACAACGGCTCCGAGTTTGAGGCGGGCTTCGCCCAAACCCTCACGGAACAGCAGATCGCCCGTTGGTATACCTACCCCAAGACCCCAAAAATGAATGCCCATGCCGAACGCTTCAATCGCACCATCCAGGAATCCTTCGTCGACTACCACGAAGACCTGCTCTTCACCGACCTCGCCCGCTTCAACCAAAAACTCGCCGAGTGGCTCGTCTTCTACAACGCCGAACGACCACACCATCGACTCGGCCAACAACCACCGCTATCCTTCCTCCTGCAACATCAGCCCCAGTGCCAAAGGTGGTGGACGCATACAAGGTCTTGA
- a CDS encoding group I truncated hemoglobin, with amino-acid sequence MSKESRYPNLKPYLAFAVASVFALNVGVAAAADSHATPESIQKADIKLPIKNYIAEFGGVEGVKALIDTFVSKVAADPHINVYFAKTNIPHLKYELTQQVCEIVGGPCTYTGQSMDQSHRGLQVTTAAFNYLAQDMIDAMDERGIPIAAQNYLLRQLAAMEPQIVTAKGPLG; translated from the coding sequence ATGTCGAAAGAGAGTCGTTATCCTAACTTGAAGCCGTATCTCGCTTTTGCTGTTGCCTCGGTCTTTGCCCTGAATGTCGGCGTTGCCGCTGCGGCGGACAGCCACGCCACCCCCGAGTCCATCCAGAAAGCCGACATCAAACTGCCCATAAAGAACTACATCGCTGAATTCGGCGGCGTGGAAGGAGTCAAGGCCCTCATCGATACCTTCGTGAGCAAGGTGGCCGCCGATCCGCATATCAATGTCTACTTTGCCAAGACCAATATTCCGCACCTCAAGTACGAGCTGACCCAGCAGGTCTGTGAGATTGTGGGCGGCCCCTGCACCTACACGGGGCAGAGCATGGATCAGTCGCATCGCGGTTTGCAGGTTACCACGGCCGCCTTCAACTATCTCGCGCAGGATATGATCGACGCGATGGACGAGCGAGGTATCCCCATCGCCGCCCAGAACTACCTGCTGCGGCAGTTGGCTGCCATGGAGCCCCAGATCGTCACGGCCAAAGGGCCTTTGGGCTAA